In Aptenodytes patagonicus chromosome 6, bAptPat1.pri.cur, whole genome shotgun sequence, one genomic interval encodes:
- the LOC143161564 gene encoding cytochrome P450 2J2-like, with the protein MLTVSVVLVFFVVSLLLMQFLKLQWMRRRFPPGPTPYPFFGNLLQMNFQIHHEILKKMAKIHGNVFTLWLSNIPIVVLQGFQAVKEGLTVHAEDVAGRPTSSIFHILTHGNGVMFSNGHLWKQQRRFGLATMRKMGVGKKDQEYRLQEEACHLVEYLQKTNGKPLDPTMPVVHTVSNVICSVIFGHRFSEDDENFHRLIESVDTLTTFGNSISFFVYEMFPWLASHFLAPFKQTVSSINFVNTLLAKELESHKQKGKPEENQDFIDYYLDEIDKTKGDADSTYDEENLIQTIFDLFLAGTETTATTLRWALLYMVVYPDIQEKVQKELDAVLGRSHLICYEDRKKLPYTNAVIHEIQRYSNIILIALPRQSVKDTELLGYPVPKNTIILSNIDSVLSDPGKWETPDQFNPGHFLDKDGNFVNREAFLPFSIGHRVCMGELLARMELFIVFSTLLQAFTFTLPEGVKEVNTKLVFGITMKPPPYQLCAIPR; encoded by the exons ATGTTAACAGTAAGTGTGGTGCTGGTATTTTTtgtggtgtctctgctgcttaTGCAGTTTCTGAAATTGCAATGGATGCGAAGACGATTTCCTCCTGGACCAACTCCATACCCCTTCTTTGGAAATCTGCTGCAGATGAACTTCCAAATTCATCATGAGATCCttaaaaaa ATGGCCAAAATTCATGGTAATGTCTTCACCTTATGGCTTTCAAACATTCCTATAGTTGTCCTGCAAGGGTTTCAGGCAGTGAAGGAAGGTCTGACTGTCCATGCTGAAGACGTTGCTGGAAGGCCAACAAGCAGTATCTTTCACATTTTGACTCATGGAAATG GTGTTATGTTCTCTAATGGTCATCTCTGGAAGCAACAGAGGCGTTTTGGACTTGCAACAATGAGGAAAATGGGAGTAGGGAAAAAAGACCAGGAGTATCGACTACAAGAGGAGGCCTGTCACCTGGTGGAAtacttacagaaaacaaatg GAAAACCTCTGGACCCCACCATGCCTGTTGTTCATACTGTCTCAAATGTgatttgttctgtgatttttggaCATCGCTTCTCTGAAGATGATGAAAATTTTCACCGCTTGATTGAATCCGTTGATACTCTAACAACATTTGGGAACAGCATCTCTTTTTTT GTATATGAAATGTTTCCCTGGCTTGCAAGCCATTTCCTAGCACCATTTAAACAGACTGTGTCCAGCATAAATTTTGTGAACACTCTATTAGCAAAGGAACTTGAAAGccacaaacaaaaaggaaaaccagaagaaaatcaaGATTTTATTGATTACTATTTGGATGAGATAGATAAA ACTAAAGGAGATGCTGATTCTACTTATGATGAAGAAAACTTGATCCAGACTATTTTTGACCTCTTTCTGGCAGGTACAGAAACTACAGCCACCACTTTACGTTGGGCGTTGCTTTATATGGTGGTTTATCCTGATATTCAAG AGAAAGTCCAGAAGGAGCTGGATGCTGTTCTGGGTCGTTCCCATTTAATTTGCTATGAGGACAGAAAAAAGTTGCCCTATACAAATGCTGTAATTCACGAGATCCAGCGATACAGTAATATAATCTTAATTGCACTTCCCAGACAGAGTGTGAAGGACACAGAGCTGCTGGGATATCCTGTTCCAAAG AACACCATAATTTTATCAAATATTGACTCTGTTCTGTCTGATCCTGGAAAATGGGAGACACCTGATCAGTTCAACCCAGGCCACTTTCTAGATAAAGACGGAAACTTTGTAAACAGAGAAGCATTCTTACCGTTTTCAATAG GGCACCGTGTATGTATGGGGGAGCTGTTGGCAAGGATGGAGCTCTTTATTGTCTTTTCCACCCTGTTACAGGCGTTCACGTTCACCCTGCCAGAAGGAGTGAAAGAAGTCAATACAAAGCTTGTTTTTGGGATCACAATGAAGCCACCTCCCTACCAGCTCTGTGCCATTCCTCGGTAG